In a single window of the Chionomys nivalis chromosome 11, mChiNiv1.1, whole genome shotgun sequence genome:
- the Phactr4 gene encoding phosphatase and actin regulator 4 isoform X2: MEDPFEEAEQPSGDPDMVMGSVESGDTTPPTKRKSKFSGFGKIFKPWKWRKKKSSDKFKETSEVLERKISMRKPREELVKRGVLLEDPEQGYEDAGKLSHATLKNGHTTPIGSARSSSPVLVEEEPVRVSSLRNLIPEEDPKKRLGSTGSQPNSEAESAPEHAPKQPLVPPSRSSSSSSEASEGQAKDIMSGSTVRSLSSISGSTTTTPAVTTAATDVTKTANSFVTPTPAPRTLPAAPASTNTTVTHTAPAKQPPIPPPKPAHRNSNPVIAELSQAMNSGTLLPKPSPPLPPKRGIPSALGPTSEPAASPTTKTASDQREKTVSVWEPPLMIPPSSPSPPLPTHIPPEPPRSPSFPAKTFQIVSEVEFSPPLDLSQDLSQQEYQKKEVPKKIQDQSFGEPHVPSRLPPLPLHIRIQQALTSPLPVTPPLEGAHRAHSLLFESSDSFSEDSGTLGRTRSLPITIEMLKVPDDDEEEQACPLALAEDMTPTSGTPRLPPCLQEEGKESDSDSEGPVQYRDEEDEDDEDESHQSALANRVKRKDTLAMKLSSRPSEPELNMNSWPRKSKEEWNEIRHQIGNTLIRRLSQRPTAEELEQRNILQPKNEADRQAEKREIKRRLTRKLSQRPTVAELLARKILRFNEYVEVTDAQDYDRRADKPWTKLTPADKAAIRKELNEFKSSEMEVHEDSKHFTRYHRP, from the exons AAGAAGCAGAGCAGCCCTCTGGAGATCCAGACATGGTCATGGGCAGTGTGGAATCAGGAGACACAACACCTCCcaccaaaagaaaaagcaagttcTCAGGTTTTGGCAAGATCTTCAAGCCatggaaatggaggaaaaaaaaaagtagtgataAATTTAAAGAGACGTCAGAAG TTTTAGAGCGAAAAATATCTATGCGAAAACCAAGAGAAGAGCTGGTTAAAAGAGGGGTTCTGTTGGAAGACCCTGAGCAGG GTTATGAGGATGCAGGAAAACTGAGCCATGCCACATTAAAGAATGGCCACACCACCCCCATAGGAAGTGCCAGGTCGTCTAGTCCAGTCCTAGTGGAAGAAGAGCCAGTGAGAGTATCAAGTCTTCGAAATCTTATTCCAGAGGAGGATCCAAAGAAGAGACTAG GCTCAACCGGAAGCCAGCCCAACTCTGAAGCCGAGTCTGCTCCTGAGCATGCACCTAAGCAGCCTTTGGTCCCTCCAAGCAgatcctcatcctcttcttccgAAGCAAGTGAAGGGCAAGCAAAGGACATCATGTCTGGCAGCACAGTGAGGTCCCTGTCCTCCATTTCTGGCTCTACCACCACCACGCCTGCTGTCACCACTGCTGCCACAGACGTGACAAAGACTGCTAATTCCTTTGTCACCCCTACCCCAGCCCCCAGGACTCTGCCTGCTGCTCCTGCCAGCACTAACACTACTGTCACTCATACAGCTCCTGCCAAGCAACCCCCAATCCCACCCCCTAAACCAGCTCACAGAAACAGCAACCCTGTCATTG ctgaACTGTCCCAAGCAATGAACAGTGGTACACTGTTGCCGAAACCGTCCCCACCCTTACCACCCAAGAGAGGCATTCCGTCAGCCTTGGGACCCACCTCAGAGCCTGCTGCTTCACCCacaacaaaaacagcaagtgATCAAAGAGAAAAAACTGTCTCTGTGTGGGAACCACCGCTGATGATCCCGCCGTCCTCCCCATCGCCCCCGCTGCCTACCCACATACCTCCAGAGCCACCACGGTCCCCATCGTTCCCTGCTAAGACTTTTCAAATTGTGTCAGAAGTTGAGTTTTCCCCTCCTTTAGATCTATCCCAGGACCTTTCCCAGCAGGAATATCAGAAAAAGGAAGTCCCCAAGAAGATACAGGACCAGAGTTTTGGGGAGCCCCATGTACCCTCCAGGctgcccccactcccactgcATATCCGAATTCAGCAGGCCCTTACTAGCCCCCTTCCCGTGACTCCTCCCTTGGAAGGCGCTCACAGAGCTCATTCCCTGCTGTTTGAGAGCAGTGACAGCTTCTCTGAGGACAGTGGTACCCTGGGGCGGACCAGGTCACTTCCCATCACGATTGAGATGCTTAAAGT TccagatgatgatgaagaagagcagGCCTGCCCGTTGGCACTTGCTGAAGATATGACACCTACCTCGGGCACTCCTAGACTACCACCGTGTCtgcaagaggaagggaaggagagtgaCTCCGATTCAGAGGGCCCCGTTCAGTATCgagatgaagaagatgaagatgatgaagaTGAAAGCCATCAGA GTGCTCTGGCCAACAGAGTGAAGAGGAAAGACACGCTGGCAATGAAGCTGAGCAGCAGACCCAGTGAGCCAGAGTTGAACATGAATTCCTGGCCTCGTAAAAGCAAGGAGGAGTGGAATGAAATACGGCACCAGATTGGGAACACGCTGATCCG GCGACTGAGTCAAAGACCGACCGCAGAGGAGCTGGAGCAACGGAACATACTACAGC CTAAAAATGAAGCTGACCGGCAAGCAGAGAAGCGGGAGATTAAGCGTCGGCTCACTAGAAAG CTCAGTCAAAGGCCGACTGTGGCTGAACTACTTGCCAGGAAGATCCTGCGGTTTAATGAGTATGTGGAGGTTACAGATGCTCAGGATTATGACCGGCGAGCAGATAAGCCATGGACCAAACTGACTCCTGCTGACAAG
- the Phactr4 gene encoding phosphatase and actin regulator 4 isoform X3 encodes MGQADVSRPVNPDAVEEAEQPSGDPDMVMGSVESGDTTPPTKRKSKFSGFGKIFKPWKWRKKKSSDKFKETSEGYEDAGKLSHATLKNGHTTPIGSARSSSPVLVEEEPVRVSSLRNLIPEEDPKKRLGSTGSQPNSEAESAPEHAPKQPLVPPSRSSSSSSEASEGQAKDIMSGSTVRSLSSISGSTTTTPAVTTAATDVTKTANSFVTPTPAPRTLPAAPASTNTTVTHTAPAKQPPIPPPKPAHRNSNPVIAELSQAMNSGTLLPKPSPPLPPKRGIPSALGPTSEPAASPTTKTASDQREKTVSVWEPPLMIPPSSPSPPLPTHIPPEPPRSPSFPAKTFQIVSEVEFSPPLDLSQDLSQQEYQKKEVPKKIQDQSFGEPHVPSRLPPLPLHIRIQQALTSPLPVTPPLEGAHRAHSLLFESSDSFSEDSGTLGRTRSLPITIEMLKVPDDDEEEQACPLALAEDMTPTSGTPRLPPCLQEEGKESDSDSEGPVQYRDEEDEDDEDESHQSALANRVKRKDTLAMKLSSRPSEPELNMNSWPRKSKEEWNEIRHQIGNTLIRRLSQRPTAEELEQRNILQPKNEADRQAEKREIKRRLTRKLSQRPTVAELLARKILRFNEYVEVTDAQDYDRRADKPWTKLTPADKAAIRKELNEFKSSEMEVHEDSKHFTRYHRP; translated from the exons AAGAAGCAGAGCAGCCCTCTGGAGATCCAGACATGGTCATGGGCAGTGTGGAATCAGGAGACACAACACCTCCcaccaaaagaaaaagcaagttcTCAGGTTTTGGCAAGATCTTCAAGCCatggaaatggaggaaaaaaaaaagtagtgataAATTTAAAGAGACGTCAGAAG GTTATGAGGATGCAGGAAAACTGAGCCATGCCACATTAAAGAATGGCCACACCACCCCCATAGGAAGTGCCAGGTCGTCTAGTCCAGTCCTAGTGGAAGAAGAGCCAGTGAGAGTATCAAGTCTTCGAAATCTTATTCCAGAGGAGGATCCAAAGAAGAGACTAG GCTCAACCGGAAGCCAGCCCAACTCTGAAGCCGAGTCTGCTCCTGAGCATGCACCTAAGCAGCCTTTGGTCCCTCCAAGCAgatcctcatcctcttcttccgAAGCAAGTGAAGGGCAAGCAAAGGACATCATGTCTGGCAGCACAGTGAGGTCCCTGTCCTCCATTTCTGGCTCTACCACCACCACGCCTGCTGTCACCACTGCTGCCACAGACGTGACAAAGACTGCTAATTCCTTTGTCACCCCTACCCCAGCCCCCAGGACTCTGCCTGCTGCTCCTGCCAGCACTAACACTACTGTCACTCATACAGCTCCTGCCAAGCAACCCCCAATCCCACCCCCTAAACCAGCTCACAGAAACAGCAACCCTGTCATTG ctgaACTGTCCCAAGCAATGAACAGTGGTACACTGTTGCCGAAACCGTCCCCACCCTTACCACCCAAGAGAGGCATTCCGTCAGCCTTGGGACCCACCTCAGAGCCTGCTGCTTCACCCacaacaaaaacagcaagtgATCAAAGAGAAAAAACTGTCTCTGTGTGGGAACCACCGCTGATGATCCCGCCGTCCTCCCCATCGCCCCCGCTGCCTACCCACATACCTCCAGAGCCACCACGGTCCCCATCGTTCCCTGCTAAGACTTTTCAAATTGTGTCAGAAGTTGAGTTTTCCCCTCCTTTAGATCTATCCCAGGACCTTTCCCAGCAGGAATATCAGAAAAAGGAAGTCCCCAAGAAGATACAGGACCAGAGTTTTGGGGAGCCCCATGTACCCTCCAGGctgcccccactcccactgcATATCCGAATTCAGCAGGCCCTTACTAGCCCCCTTCCCGTGACTCCTCCCTTGGAAGGCGCTCACAGAGCTCATTCCCTGCTGTTTGAGAGCAGTGACAGCTTCTCTGAGGACAGTGGTACCCTGGGGCGGACCAGGTCACTTCCCATCACGATTGAGATGCTTAAAGT TccagatgatgatgaagaagagcagGCCTGCCCGTTGGCACTTGCTGAAGATATGACACCTACCTCGGGCACTCCTAGACTACCACCGTGTCtgcaagaggaagggaaggagagtgaCTCCGATTCAGAGGGCCCCGTTCAGTATCgagatgaagaagatgaagatgatgaagaTGAAAGCCATCAGA GTGCTCTGGCCAACAGAGTGAAGAGGAAAGACACGCTGGCAATGAAGCTGAGCAGCAGACCCAGTGAGCCAGAGTTGAACATGAATTCCTGGCCTCGTAAAAGCAAGGAGGAGTGGAATGAAATACGGCACCAGATTGGGAACACGCTGATCCG GCGACTGAGTCAAAGACCGACCGCAGAGGAGCTGGAGCAACGGAACATACTACAGC CTAAAAATGAAGCTGACCGGCAAGCAGAGAAGCGGGAGATTAAGCGTCGGCTCACTAGAAAG CTCAGTCAAAGGCCGACTGTGGCTGAACTACTTGCCAGGAAGATCCTGCGGTTTAATGAGTATGTGGAGGTTACAGATGCTCAGGATTATGACCGGCGAGCAGATAAGCCATGGACCAAACTGACTCCTGCTGACAAG
- the Phactr4 gene encoding phosphatase and actin regulator 4 isoform X1, with translation MGQADVSRPVNPDAVEEAEQPSGDPDMVMGSVESGDTTPPTKRKSKFSGFGKIFKPWKWRKKKSSDKFKETSEVLERKISMRKPREELVKRGVLLEDPEQGYEDAGKLSHATLKNGHTTPIGSARSSSPVLVEEEPVRVSSLRNLIPEEDPKKRLGSTGSQPNSEAESAPEHAPKQPLVPPSRSSSSSSEASEGQAKDIMSGSTVRSLSSISGSTTTTPAVTTAATDVTKTANSFVTPTPAPRTLPAAPASTNTTVTHTAPAKQPPIPPPKPAHRNSNPVIAELSQAMNSGTLLPKPSPPLPPKRGIPSALGPTSEPAASPTTKTASDQREKTVSVWEPPLMIPPSSPSPPLPTHIPPEPPRSPSFPAKTFQIVSEVEFSPPLDLSQDLSQQEYQKKEVPKKIQDQSFGEPHVPSRLPPLPLHIRIQQALTSPLPVTPPLEGAHRAHSLLFESSDSFSEDSGTLGRTRSLPITIEMLKVPDDDEEEQACPLALAEDMTPTSGTPRLPPCLQEEGKESDSDSEGPVQYRDEEDEDDEDESHQSALANRVKRKDTLAMKLSSRPSEPELNMNSWPRKSKEEWNEIRHQIGNTLIRRLSQRPTAEELEQRNILQPKNEADRQAEKREIKRRLTRKLSQRPTVAELLARKILRFNEYVEVTDAQDYDRRADKPWTKLTPADKAAIRKELNEFKSSEMEVHEDSKHFTRYHRP, from the exons AAGAAGCAGAGCAGCCCTCTGGAGATCCAGACATGGTCATGGGCAGTGTGGAATCAGGAGACACAACACCTCCcaccaaaagaaaaagcaagttcTCAGGTTTTGGCAAGATCTTCAAGCCatggaaatggaggaaaaaaaaaagtagtgataAATTTAAAGAGACGTCAGAAG TTTTAGAGCGAAAAATATCTATGCGAAAACCAAGAGAAGAGCTGGTTAAAAGAGGGGTTCTGTTGGAAGACCCTGAGCAGG GTTATGAGGATGCAGGAAAACTGAGCCATGCCACATTAAAGAATGGCCACACCACCCCCATAGGAAGTGCCAGGTCGTCTAGTCCAGTCCTAGTGGAAGAAGAGCCAGTGAGAGTATCAAGTCTTCGAAATCTTATTCCAGAGGAGGATCCAAAGAAGAGACTAG GCTCAACCGGAAGCCAGCCCAACTCTGAAGCCGAGTCTGCTCCTGAGCATGCACCTAAGCAGCCTTTGGTCCCTCCAAGCAgatcctcatcctcttcttccgAAGCAAGTGAAGGGCAAGCAAAGGACATCATGTCTGGCAGCACAGTGAGGTCCCTGTCCTCCATTTCTGGCTCTACCACCACCACGCCTGCTGTCACCACTGCTGCCACAGACGTGACAAAGACTGCTAATTCCTTTGTCACCCCTACCCCAGCCCCCAGGACTCTGCCTGCTGCTCCTGCCAGCACTAACACTACTGTCACTCATACAGCTCCTGCCAAGCAACCCCCAATCCCACCCCCTAAACCAGCTCACAGAAACAGCAACCCTGTCATTG ctgaACTGTCCCAAGCAATGAACAGTGGTACACTGTTGCCGAAACCGTCCCCACCCTTACCACCCAAGAGAGGCATTCCGTCAGCCTTGGGACCCACCTCAGAGCCTGCTGCTTCACCCacaacaaaaacagcaagtgATCAAAGAGAAAAAACTGTCTCTGTGTGGGAACCACCGCTGATGATCCCGCCGTCCTCCCCATCGCCCCCGCTGCCTACCCACATACCTCCAGAGCCACCACGGTCCCCATCGTTCCCTGCTAAGACTTTTCAAATTGTGTCAGAAGTTGAGTTTTCCCCTCCTTTAGATCTATCCCAGGACCTTTCCCAGCAGGAATATCAGAAAAAGGAAGTCCCCAAGAAGATACAGGACCAGAGTTTTGGGGAGCCCCATGTACCCTCCAGGctgcccccactcccactgcATATCCGAATTCAGCAGGCCCTTACTAGCCCCCTTCCCGTGACTCCTCCCTTGGAAGGCGCTCACAGAGCTCATTCCCTGCTGTTTGAGAGCAGTGACAGCTTCTCTGAGGACAGTGGTACCCTGGGGCGGACCAGGTCACTTCCCATCACGATTGAGATGCTTAAAGT TccagatgatgatgaagaagagcagGCCTGCCCGTTGGCACTTGCTGAAGATATGACACCTACCTCGGGCACTCCTAGACTACCACCGTGTCtgcaagaggaagggaaggagagtgaCTCCGATTCAGAGGGCCCCGTTCAGTATCgagatgaagaagatgaagatgatgaagaTGAAAGCCATCAGA GTGCTCTGGCCAACAGAGTGAAGAGGAAAGACACGCTGGCAATGAAGCTGAGCAGCAGACCCAGTGAGCCAGAGTTGAACATGAATTCCTGGCCTCGTAAAAGCAAGGAGGAGTGGAATGAAATACGGCACCAGATTGGGAACACGCTGATCCG GCGACTGAGTCAAAGACCGACCGCAGAGGAGCTGGAGCAACGGAACATACTACAGC CTAAAAATGAAGCTGACCGGCAAGCAGAGAAGCGGGAGATTAAGCGTCGGCTCACTAGAAAG CTCAGTCAAAGGCCGACTGTGGCTGAACTACTTGCCAGGAAGATCCTGCGGTTTAATGAGTATGTGGAGGTTACAGATGCTCAGGATTATGACCGGCGAGCAGATAAGCCATGGACCAAACTGACTCCTGCTGACAAG